The DNA sequence AGGTTAATACTATGCAAGTTGATTTGAAAAATGTCGATTGGAAGACGCTCCCCTTCGGTTATTACGATACCGATTACAATGTCCGCTGCTACTACCGCAATGGTGAATGGGGCAAGATTGAAGTATCTTCTTCCAAGGACATCAGCATCCATATGGCCGCTACTTGCTTGCATTACGGCCAGGAAGGTTTTGAAGGCCTCAAGGCTTACACGGGCAAGGATGGTAAGGTCCGTATTTTCCGCGTCGAAGAAAATGCTAAGCGTATGCAGAATACGGCCAACCGCATTTTGATGGCTGTTCCGCCGGTTGAACTTTTCCGCGAAATGGTCCACACTGTGGTGAAATTGAACAAGCGCTTTGTTCCGCCTTATGGTTATGGCGCAACGCTCTACATCCGTCCGCTCCTGATTGGTATGAGTCCGGAAGTGGGTGTGAAGCCTGCTGATGAATATTTGCTTATGATGTTTGTGACTCCGGTGGGTCCGTACTTCAAGGACGGGTTCAAGCCGGTGGATATGATGATCAGCCGCAACTACGACCGCGCTGCTCCGCAGGGTACGGGTACGGTGAAGGTCGGCGGTAACTACGCTGCAAGCCTTCAGTCCCTTGCTGAAGCCAAGAAGCTCGGTTACTCCAGCACGATTTATCTCGATGCAAAGGAAAAGAAGTATATCGACGAATGCGGTCCGGCAAACTTCTTCGGCATCAAGGGCAAGACCTACGTGACCCCGAAGTCCGAATCCATCTTGCCGTCTATTACGAACAAGAGCTTGCAGCAGTTGGCTGAATACCTCGGCTACACTGTGGAACGTCGCCAGGTTCCGTTTGAAGAACTTGCTGAATTCAGCGAAACGGCTGAATGCGGTACGGCTGCCGTGATCACCCCGATCAAGAAGATTGTGGATCCGGTCGCAGGCAAGGAATTCACTTACGGTGACGGCAAGAATCCGGGTCCGGTCTGCACGGAACTTTTCAACAAGTACACGGCTATCCAGTTCGGTGAAGCTGAAGATCCGTTCGGCTGGACTGAAGTTGTTGATCTTTAATTGATCGAATCTTTTCGAGAATCCCGTGGCGTGTGCTGCGGGATTTTTTTTGTACATTATAGATCCATTTTTAAAGGAGAAAATTATGCGTTTTTTCAAATCGACGAACGTCTTGCTTCTGTTGCTTTCGGTACTGTTGTTGGTGTCTACTGCAAATGCCGGTAAGAAAGGCCTTGGAACTCTTATCGGTGCTGGCGTTGGTGCTGTTACGGGTGCTGTTGCCGAAAAGAAAATTAAAGAAGCTATGGAAAAGGACACCTATACCGGAGATGGCTTTGTTCTTACGGAACAGGGGATTCTCTTAAAGCTCGATGAGGGTGACGTTTTCTTGAATATAAAGAAAATGACTGATTTGGAAATTCTGAAAGAAGTCATTAAAACGACAAACCGCGTTGACGTGACCAAAAAGGCGGAATGGGGCGATCTTCAAGGTCGTGTTCCTGTTTGTGCAGATGATTCGTCTTGCGCAACGATTATAGTTGATGTTGCTAAGGAAAAGATTCTTTCTGTTCGCTTGGCATTTAGCGATGATCCTTCTGATACGTTTGATTTGATTGCCTATCAAGCAACAGAACCGGGAGTTGGAGCTTATGTTTGGAATTTTATCATAAACAACCCTATTCTTGTTGGCATTATCTTGTTTGGCCTGATTGGCTTTATTTGGGATCATAGACCAAGTAAAAAGAAGAAAGCGGCTGAACAAAACGAAGCTGTTGCAGAAGCCTCTGCTGAGGTGGAAAATAAGGATAATAACGAACAGGTTTAAAATCGCTTTTTAGAATAACAAAAAGCCCGAGTTTATCTCGGGCTTTTTGCTTAGATGCGCAGGTGCGTGACAAGTGTGTGGATTGCCGCGCTGCGCTCGCAATGACGATTCTAATGACTATTGACCAATAGCTGTCGACTATTTGAACGTGAGGAACTTGTAGAGCATTTTCGCGGAGAGAACGGGCGTTTGCAAGAAGGCGCGCTTTTTGCAGCCGTGCTTTGCGAAGTTCTGGAGGACCTTGTAGAGTTCTGTCTGTTCTTCCTTGTTGACGTTCAGGAGGAATCTGCGGAACTTGTATTCAAAGTCGTGCATGCGACCAAAGTAATCGTAGCAGCGCTTTTCGTACGTCTTGAGGAATTCCTTGCTCAAGTTGCCGCATTCGAGGCCCTCGTGGACGGTCTGGGCACAGAACCGTCCGGCGCGCATGGCGGCCGCGATGCCGCCACCTGTAAGCGGGTTCGTGTGATGGGCGGCGTCGCCAACGAGGGCAAAGCGGTCGAGTGTGTAATCCTTGAGAACGCTCGAAACGGGGATCGCACCTCCGACAACATGATTGATTTTTGCACCCGGGAAGAGCTTGTACAGCCATTCCATCGTGATGTCCAAGACGTTTGATCCGTGATTGCTCGAAATCAAAAATCCGGCGCCGAAGTTCGTGACGTTGGATTTGACTTTCGGGAAACTCCAGATGTAACCGTCGTTGATAAAGTCGTGGCCTTGCCAGAATGTGAGGTAGTCCGGCTTGGTGAGGATGCCTTGCACTTGGATATCGACGCCGGTGCAGGTGAATCCGGGCTTTTGGAGGCAATCGAGTCCGACTTGGCGCCCGATGCGGCTTTCGACGCCGTCTGCGGCAATGACCATCTTGGCGCGGACTTCTTCAGTCGAATCGCCGGCGCCATCGCCGAGCTTCACGCGCACGAGGCGGGTTCCGCTTTCGACATCTCCGACAAATTCTGCACGGGCGCGAGTGACGAGTTCAACGCCGTCGTTTGCGGCGAGGTGGGCGAGCCACGGGTCGAACTTTTCGCGGTTGAGCATGATGCCCGTGCCTTTCTGCGAAAGGTCGATGTTCACGCCGTTCGGGCCGTAAATATAAAGTCCGTTGATAATTGTTTCGATGCAATCTTCGTCAATCGGGCCGTAAGTCTGCAAGTCCGAAAGCTTGGTACTTGCTTCGCCGCAGCGCACAGGGTAACCAATCTTCTCGCGTTTTTCGAGAAGGAGAACCTTGTGGCCTGCACGGGAAAGATTTCTGGCGGCAACGCTTCCGCCGGGACCTGCGCCAATGACGACGACATCGTATTC is a window from the Fibrobacter sp. UWB4 genome containing:
- a CDS encoding NAD(P)/FAD-dependent oxidoreductase, with the translated sequence MFCNNEYDVVVIGAGPGGSVAARNLSRAGHKVLLLEKREKIGYPVRCGEASTKLSDLQTYGPIDEDCIETIINGLYIYGPNGVNIDLSQKGTGIMLNREKFDPWLAHLAANDGVELVTRARAEFVGDVESGTRLVRVKLGDGAGDSTEEVRAKMVIAADGVESRIGRQVGLDCLQKPGFTCTGVDIQVQGILTKPDYLTFWQGHDFINDGYIWSFPKVKSNVTNFGAGFLISSNHGSNVLDITMEWLYKLFPGAKINHVVGGAIPVSSVLKDYTLDRFALVGDAAHHTNPLTGGGIAAAMRAGRFCAQTVHEGLECGNLSKEFLKTYEKRCYDYFGRMHDFEYKFRRFLLNVNKEEQTELYKVLQNFAKHGCKKRAFLQTPVLSAKMLYKFLTFK
- a CDS encoding branched-chain amino acid aminotransferase, with the protein product MCTFAKKVNTMQVDLKNVDWKTLPFGYYDTDYNVRCYYRNGEWGKIEVSSSKDISIHMAATCLHYGQEGFEGLKAYTGKDGKVRIFRVEENAKRMQNTANRILMAVPPVELFREMVHTVVKLNKRFVPPYGYGATLYIRPLLIGMSPEVGVKPADEYLLMMFVTPVGPYFKDGFKPVDMMISRNYDRAAPQGTGTVKVGGNYAASLQSLAEAKKLGYSSTIYLDAKEKKYIDECGPANFFGIKGKTYVTPKSESILPSITNKSLQQLAEYLGYTVERRQVPFEELAEFSETAECGTAAVITPIKKIVDPVAGKEFTYGDGKNPGPVCTELFNKYTAIQFGEAEDPFGWTEVVDL